A single Caldilineales bacterium DNA region contains:
- the mtnP gene encoding S-methyl-5'-thioadenosine phosphorylase — protein MSNRIRIGVIGGSGVYNLPGLTEVEEVRLETPFGAPSDAYILGTIDGQRVAFLARHGRGHLINPTHLNSRANIWGFKQLGVEYLIAMNACGSLQEQYEPGHIVIPDQLFDRTRLRPLTFFDDPGLVVHLSVAEPLCPDLSDILYRAVQATGKTVHKGGDFVIIEGPRFSTKAESRVFRQLGFAIIGMTAIPEAFLAREAGTSYGIIAHVTDYDVWHETEEPVTVEMVIQTLLGNAAAAQQATLNAIAMLRDAPPSRYADVLQDAIITNRALIPEGLREKYGMLMGRFV, from the coding sequence ATGTCAAACAGAATCCGCATCGGCGTCATCGGCGGCAGCGGCGTCTACAATCTGCCGGGGCTGACGGAAGTCGAAGAAGTCAGGTTGGAGACGCCGTTCGGCGCGCCCAGCGACGCCTACATCCTGGGCACGATCGACGGCCAGCGGGTGGCTTTTCTGGCCCGGCATGGCCGCGGGCACTTGATCAACCCCACCCATCTGAACAGCCGCGCCAATATCTGGGGCTTCAAGCAGCTGGGGGTGGAGTATCTGATCGCGATGAATGCCTGCGGCTCGCTCCAGGAGCAGTACGAACCCGGCCACATCGTCATCCCCGACCAGCTTTTCGACCGCACGCGGCTGCGCCCGCTGACTTTTTTCGATGACCCCGGCCTGGTGGTGCACCTGTCGGTGGCCGAGCCGCTTTGCCCCGACCTTTCGGACATCCTCTACCGGGCGGTGCAGGCCACGGGGAAGACGGTGCACAAGGGCGGGGATTTCGTCATCATCGAAGGCCCGCGCTTCAGCACCAAGGCCGAGAGCCGGGTGTTCCGGCAGCTCGGCTTCGCCATCATCGGCATGACGGCCATCCCCGAGGCTTTCCTGGCCCGCGAGGCCGGCACGTCCTACGGCATCATCGCCCACGTCACCGATTACGACGTATGGCACGAGACCGAGGAGCCGGTGACGGTGGAGATGGTGATCCAGACGCTGCTGGGCAACGCCGCCGCCGCCCAGCAGGCGACGCTAAACGCCATTGCCATGCTACGCGACGCCCCGCCCTCGCGCTATGCCGACGTCCTCCAGGATGCCATCATCACCAACCGGGCGCTGATCCCGGAGGGGTTGAGGGAGAAGTATGGGATGT